Proteins from one Planctomycetota bacterium genomic window:
- the nuoE gene encoding NADH-quinone oxidoreductase subunit NuoE: MSLTPEERAEIEREAARAPTRRAAGIEALKIVRKSRGWVPDAELREVADLLGMSHHELDAVATCYSLLFRRPVGRRVLLLCDSVVCWMLGADRLRERLETNLGVRLGETTPDGRFTLLPVACLGCCDRAPALLDGEELRTDLTEEAVDGLLAGGGNGP; this comes from the coding sequence ATGAGCCTGACGCCCGAAGAGCGCGCGGAGATCGAGCGGGAGGCGGCCCGCGCTCCGACCCGCCGGGCCGCGGGAATCGAGGCGCTCAAGATCGTGCGGAAGTCCCGCGGCTGGGTTCCCGACGCCGAACTCCGCGAGGTCGCGGACCTCCTGGGGATGTCGCATCACGAGCTGGACGCGGTGGCGACGTGTTACAGCCTCCTGTTCCGGCGCCCGGTCGGACGCCGGGTCCTTCTGCTCTGCGACAGCGTCGTGTGCTGGATGCTCGGGGCCGACCGCCTCCGGGAACGCCTGGAGACGAACCTCGGCGTGCGCCTCGGGGAAACCACGCCGGACGGGCGCTTCACGCTCCTGCCGGTGGCCTGCCTGGGCTGTTGCGACCGCGCCCCCGCGCTCCTGGACGGGGAAGAACTTCGCACGGATCTGACCGAAGAGGCGGTGGACGGCCTTCTGGCGGGCGGGGGGAACGGGCCGTGA